A region from the Triticum aestivum cultivar Chinese Spring chromosome 3D, IWGSC CS RefSeq v2.1, whole genome shotgun sequence genome encodes:
- the LOC123080216 gene encoding general transcription and DNA repair factor IIH subunit TFB1-1 has product MGTMTIGAKYKTTLKDPGHGGVLRMSEDKLIFTPNDPRSLMKLNVDFRSIKGHKFNKVDGSKPTPPLLNLSKDSDKGGGYIFEFDNVGNRDLCRDFVARVLGKHQGTVPARTNVPSEKSAVSTGPEQLSSAEMERRMKLLREDSELQKLHKKFVLGNILQESEFWATRKNLLDDETNKASKQKPGFKSAMLADVRPSADGQTNKVTFSLTTEIIHQIFAEKPAVHRAFLDYVPKKLSEKDFWTKYCRAEYLLRTKNTLAAKAEAADDEELAMFLKNDDILAKEAKLKIKRVDPTLDMEADAGDDYIHLPDHGILRDGSRETADIDSELARRTLSQDLNRHAAVVLEGRSTDIESTDTKTVAEALARSKKEPPPSSAADDASHERLVKVARMTEIEDLQAPRSLPYAPLCIKDPREYFDSQQANALRPLGSNDGRKARSCSLSTDDAFRHLMDQISSVKMNCPVVQSDVALKVLNELNEGISRSRRLNLKNPQDSLLGRLPHRTRDELMDHWTAIQELLRHFWSSYPITTAVLSNKVQRLKEAMTQIYQKLQDIKESAQPDVRHEISQLVKPMTQALDAAFYHDQQQKSSKAGTGSKPNGF; this is encoded by the exons atgggGACCATGACGATCGGTGCCAAGTACAAGACCACGCTCAAGGACCCCGGCCACGGCGGCGTCCTCCGCATG AGTGAAGACAAGTTAATATTTACCCCTAATGATCCACGCTCACTAATGAAGCTCAATGTTGATTTCCGAAGCATCAAAG GCCACAAGTTTAACAAGGTAGATGGTAGCAAACCAACGCCGCCATTATTGAATCTTTCAAAAGATTCTGACAAG GGGGGAggctatatttttgaatttgacAATGTTGGTAACCGTGATTTGTGTCGCGACTTTGTAG CTAGGGTTTTAGGCAAACATCAAGGTACTGTGCCTGCTAGAACAAATGTACCTTCAGAAAAATCAGCTGTGTCAACTGGTCCAGAACAGCTCAGTTCTGCCGAAATGGAACGGCGGATGAAATTGCTACGAGAAGACAG TGAACTGCAGAAGTTACATAAGAAGTTTGTGCTTGGCAATATTCTGCAAGAGTCTGAATTTTGGGCAACAAGAAAG AATTTACTTGACGATGAAACAAACAAAGCATCAAAACAAAAGCCAGGTTTCAAAAGTGCCATGCTAGCTGATGTTAGGCCATCAGCTGATGGGCAG ACAAACAAGGTTACTTTCAGTCTGACTACTGAGATTATCCATCAG ATTTTTGCAGAAAAGCCAGCCGTGCATCGGGCATTTTTGGATTATGTCCCGAAGAAG TTGTCAGAAAAGGATTTTTGGACAAAATACTGTAGAGCTGAGTATCTACTTAGGACAAAAAATACTTTAGCGGCAAAAGCTGAAGCCGCTGATGATGAGGAATTAGCCATGTTTTTGAAAAATGATGATATACTTGCCAAGGAGGCAAAGCTCAAG ATAAAACGAGTTGATCCAACATTAGACATGGAGGCAGATGCAGGGGATGACTACATCCATCTTCCG GATCATGGGATTCTCCGTGATGGCAGCAGAGAGACAGCTGATATTGATAGCGAGTTGGCTAGGAGAACACTTTCTCAGGATCTGAATCGGCATGCTGCTGTTGTTCTTGAAGGGAGATCAACAG ATATTGAATCAACTGATACAAAGACTGTGGCTGAAGCACTTGCAAGGTCCAAGAAGG AACCACCTCCTAGCTCTGCTGCTGATGATGCTAGTCATGAGAGATTGGTAAAGGTGGCCCGCATGACTGAGATAGAGGATCTGCAAGCTCCACGAAGTCTCCCATATGCACCACTTTGTATAAAG GATCCTCGAGAATATTTTGATTCTCAGCAAGCAAATGCTCTGAGACCTTTAGGTAGCAACGATGGAAGAAAGGCCCGCAGCTGCAGCCTGAGCACCGATGATGCATTCCGTCATTTAATGGATCAAATATCTTCCGTGAAAATGAACTGTCCTGTTGTTCAGTCTGATGTTGCTCTAAAG GTTCTTAACGAATTGAATGAAGGAATTTCGCGTTCACGGAGGCTCAATCTTAAGAATCCCCAAGACAGTCTCCTTGGTCGTCTTCCTCACCGAACACGAGATGAACTTATGGAT CATTGGACGGCTATCCAGGAGTTGCTGCGCCATTTTTGGTCATCATACCCAATAACAACCGCAGTCCTTAGTAATAAG GTTCAACGGCTGAAGGAAGCAATGACACAGATATATCAGAAGTTACAG GATATAAAGGAATCGGCACAGCCTGATGTACGGCATGAAATATCTCAACTCGTAAAGCCCATGACACAG GCGCTGGATGCTGCATTCTACCATGACCAGCAGCAGAAATCTTCAAAGGCCGGTACCGGGAGCAAGCCCAATGGGTTTTGA